The DNA segment CTCACCCAATGAAGGATTTCTAATCGTCAAACAACGCTTTTCTTCCAAAAGACTGTTGATATCCAGATGCGTTTTTAGCCAAAACAAAAAGCTTGCATTTTTGTCCCCTGCCAAACAACAACATTATTTTAGACAAATAATACGTACTTTGACAATTAACAGTATATAAACTAAATTATAACATACGTATATGAACACTTACCTCACTGTCCATGATATCATATCATAACAATACACTTTTCTAGCGTATTGAAATCAGCTCTTGTCCACAAACGAACAATGCGTATTTTTATGGTATAGTTATCAACATTGAGGTCCAAATTATTCAACAATGTGATTGCaccttcttccatttctacaAAAATTCAAAGTAAAGATTAGAAAAAAAACACTATATACTAACACATTATAATAAATTATAAATCAATATGTATAGAAGTCTCATGGTATTCTTACCAAAGATTATGAAAAATGAtgaaaaaatgatgataataAACTGATACAATGTGAATGTTTAAAGAATATTTATAATAGGTAGACAAATTAAATTAAGTAAATTGTagtataaaaatttaaaatatcgAACAAAATCAATTATATATAAGATGAAATGGAAATATGTAATATGAGGTTTTCTAAAAATATAGTCAATCAATCTAAATGTCCAAAAATATGGTAATATgtcataaaaaatagaaaaagaaatgTAACTAACTAACTTAGTATAACGCATTTCAATATTAAATTCCTATTAACCTTTTATTGAATTTGAAATTAAGGAACATTAAAACTTTAGCAGTTTTAAAGTCAGCATTCAACTATGACATATTACACATTGATGAACATATCCATATAATGTGAATAACTAAGTATACTACATTTGTATATTTTGTTTGGCTTATTATAGATTTGTAAACAATTACATGGATAAAAAACACATGGCATATTAACAATTTCAATAGTTATTaatttgaaattgaaaaaaaCGGAGGGATTTTGATGATTAGTAAATTTCAAAAAAATGAAAACATTTATAAATATGCAACCTAATATGTCGTACATGACTTTCGgcaattattatatataataaaaaaattattctggtatgtttaaaaaaatgtttataatGTAACATCATAGTGTAATATATTAAAGATATAATACTAAGTTCATAATACTTTTAATATATGCAAGTTAgttatatatattgtttttatatatatttagttGTAAAACAATAATCAGCAATgtatatacttaaatataaaataaattttttttcgATATAAGTAGTTTGAATATCACAGTTTATCTATGATAAGATGTTCCAGTGGAATAAATAGTAAAACAATAGATTACACTTTTAATATTACTTACATGTGTAATTCTCTCAATATTCAACACCTGCTCATTTTCTCAAAAGAAAAGTGAACCTGGTCACGGGACCTTAATTTGAGCAGCTTTCATGAACTTCTTCCAAGAGGTTAAAGCGTAACGATAACCACGACCATTGGGTCTTCTTTCACGNNNNNNNNNNNNNCGCCGAAGATGCAGACTCCAACGTCCCTTTCTCTCTCCACATTTGATgtcggtggtggtgggtttgaTGGCGACGGTGGTTGTGGTTTTTACGGCGACTGTGGCGGTGGATTTTGACGACGACAGagacagtggtggtggtgaggaTGTGGTTGGTCGGAAGACAGGGGTGATGGGTGATGGTGGGGGCGGAGGTAGTCGGCGAGTCTTTGGTTTTGTTGGCCGGAACAACCACCGCCGGTATCGACTCCGGTGAGTCTTTGGTTTTGTTGGCTTGATTACATGTCTTCGGTAGTCGTTGCTGGTGCAGGTGGCTGGTGGGGGGCCAAAGGTTCGATTATTGTTTCTGTTGGATTTTGTTTACCTGTACATCTTGTTTGTTTTGATTATATTTGTTGGATTTGTTCTTTGATTTGTGCACAGCGGTGCCCGGTGGTGCTGTGTTCTTGGACTACGTGGGTCTGATGAACTCTGTGGACTTTTGTTTTGATTATATTTGTTGGATTTGTTCTTTGATCAGTCGGACTTTTGTGGTTTGATATGTTGGATGCGGGCGGCGatgatgaaaaaaataaaaacgtcgattttgatgacgatggcgcggcaaggacggcggagggtaggttttttaaacctgcaacccctcttttgcagccttttgattatcagttaatctgagccaaaccccgttttttttcgagatagactttgttttgatgtcgttggtttttaattttcccccctagtcgatgatgataacgataTATCTAAGACAtctcccgagtttgcgatttctgtgTGCGtccgtttttgcgtaaaaaagtttttgtaaaaaaaaagttaaaaactttttaacgtaaactgtaaactttttaacgtaaaaacgtaaaacgtaaaaagttttacgtaaaatgtaaaacataaaaagttttacgtaaaacgtaaaaagtttaacgtaaaacgtaaaaacttttacgtaaaacgtaaaaagtttaaaattttaacgtaaaacgtaaaaagtgtacaaaaagggcgtgttaaaaagagtgaaaaaaacggcgcgttaaaaaggCGTGTAAAAaatcggcgcgttaaaaaacgtggaaaaaacggcgcgtttaaaaaaaaacacgcttgaaaaaaacggcgcataaaaacgcgtaaaaaacggcgcgttaaaaaacttcagaaaaacggcgcgttaaaaaaacgccgattgagaaaacgacgccttaaaaaacggcgcgtaaaaaacggcgcgtgacCATATTTTTtgtaacaacaataataaccatCTTGAACTTTAAATTCAGATCTTATAAaagaaaaccatatttttatagaatcattttttttcatataaattaACCATGTACTTACCGAACTTATTTGATTATATAACCtactagtctaagtacccgtgtaatacacgggtggctaaaaaaaaataaattaaattttcACACGTAAATACTTTGTTACAGCTTCGTTCGAATATTATGAtgtattttaatttaataaacgTAAAGTTAGTACCAGAGAATATTAAGATCAATGATGCCTATTGATAATACACGCGAATTGCGGTGTTGAACAATGATATGTTTCTTACTTTTTCAAAACAATGAACGTTGTTATCATATCAATTtgaatttaaaatatattaaaaaatttattCGTACAACAAATGAAAAAAAGTGGATCGATGATGTGTATGTATGAATATGATTTCGGATGtcaatataaatttaaaattgttACTCTAACACTTATGGTTGCTGGAGTTTCGTAACAAATAACTTCAAACGTTTTAGACCAATTAAAAAACAATCAGTTGTACGTTTTAGACCAATTAAAACAATCAGTGTACATTACTATATTTATAAACAATTACAATTACTTGTAAAATATTAAACatctaataaaaattatatcctaaaataaacaaaacaatatcGTATTAAAAGTTTGAGTAAAATTATAAAGTAAAATTTTACCAAACTTACCGTCCAAttgaattttttattaaaatttatgaaaaataaataagaaTAACATTTAAGTAAAAAAATCATCATTACAAATATATCATATCAACTTCTGCAAATGCTTACCTTCTTCACAATCTTCAAAAACATCACCGGCGGTTCAAAATTAGTAAAGGTAACTTCCGACTTCATCTCCGATCAGTTGTAAGAACTTGTTACTTTCATTTACAAACTAAAATTATCATCAGTATTACAAACAACTCACGAATTGTGTTTATTTCCAACGATTATTGAAGAATTAGACGTGAAATCAGAGTTAGGTTTTATTAATTCGAAAGTTCTGTATGATATCTGTGTTTAAGAAGGAGTATATGTATTGCATGTGTTTGAGTGTATAATTTCGGTTAATACTTTGATTTGGTTGATAGATTTTGATGATATTGTTATGAAGAAAATGTTAGTTAATAGTGTGATTTGGATGATTGAATAGATATGATTATCATCTTAAATTTATGATCCAGATTTTTTTTGTTGAATTGTATTCAAAGTAAGATTATATTTAACTCATCTTGAACACTATAAAATgataatttttggtaaaaaataattgactcatttatttatttaataatctATATAAATGTAATGATCAGAAAAGTTGCTTTAGTCTTGTTTATATATATTGTATATATTAATTGTATCAGCAAAATGTTTGTGAACATctgtttaaaatatattttcttattgATATGAACATATATGTATCATTGAAGTTCAACACTAAATGTTTATACCATATGTTGGTATAATGCAGGTTTAAAAAATGAGTCCCTCATGCATTGCAATCTTAGAAGAGCCATCGTCGTTAAAACTTGTATGTATAAAgcttaaaaaataatatatataacctGTATTACAAATTATGTAAAGACTAACTTTATCCGCAGGTGCTGCCAATTGATTTTGTTAAGAATGTATACGGATATATTGGCAAAGGAAAAAAATAATCATAAATCATGAAAGTCGTAGAAGTTGGCCAGTTTCCTTAAGAAGTGTAAGTGGGGAATCTGTTATAACCGACGGATGGAGTAATTTAGTAAGGGATCTTGAATTGACAAAGAGGACGATATTGCGATTAAGGATAATGGAGGACAAAAGTATGGAAatcagttgctttcgttgaaaaCATAAGTGGTGAATCTTTTGTAACATTCAATCGTTACAACGTTTTAAAGATAATAGTAAGTATACTATTATTTCTTAATGATTTTTTATATTGTCATACTTGAAATATAGATGATTTACATAAATATATATCAATAAACTGTTACATTACTTTTCAGGTGCTTCCAGAAGCTTATGTCACAAAATTTCTCGTACGAACCAGTGAAGACTGTTACAACATAAATGCAGCAGGTCATAGTTGGAAAGTTGAGACGGAAAAAATTAATGATAACTATGTTCTTACAAAAGGTTGTCCGAAGTTATTTCATGATCTTGGAATAGAAGAGGATGATTTACTGTTGTTCACGAAAACTGACAACGCAACATTTGAGATAAAGATATATCGTAGAGGAGTTGAGTTAGATGTGAACGTCAAAGAAGAAAGTGTTGATGAATCTGTGCTGGAGATACCTAAAGACACATACTACAAAAACGTTGACTTTGTAAGTATTTTAAACTAAATTATAAGAGTTTAGTAAAAAATCCGACTTACTTACGTATGTTATTGTATGACAGACATTATGTGAAGACGATGATTCAGTTGATCTGTTTAGGTGTGAGGTAATAAGCATCCATTTATgtagataaatataaattgtaATTAGCTTTTGGGATTTTACTAAGTATAATTGTATGATAAATAGATGAATGAAAGTGGTTACAAAGATGAGGGGAGTAAGAACGTTGGTGGAGAAGAAGTCTCGAAGGGGGAAACGTCCAGTGTGATAAGAGAAGAGATAAACAAACTGCCAAAAAAATGtaagaattttatttttttacttctTGGTTATTGATGTCTAAAATAAGAAATTGTGTAAACAGGTTAAGAAAAAAGGAAAACATATTGAGGGATATTGTAAGGCAGACGAAGGTAAGGCGCTGAGATGCGGAACAGAAGTGGAAATGCAAACCGTTTCAACAGTTGGAAAAAGAACACGCAGTCGGTTGGTACGTATAACAACATTTATTATGATGAACTCAAAgagattaaaatatatattacatattttattataaacattatgtgTGTCTGTAATAATTAGGAAAAAGATATTAGAAAGATATCAGGCAGTAAATTGAAGATATTAGATGTTGCACCAAAACGTGTTGCAAGGAAGAATTCTGTTGATAAAGATGGTTACTGTGAATTTACACAAAAGGGAGGTAACAGAATGGTATGTTTTTTCAACACTAATTGATAAACGGTAATACTATTACATTCATAAGGCTGGTTTAATTGTTAATTATCATATTCATGCAGAGATTGCCTGCTAATGTTGTAAGAGTTGGCGGATTAAAAAACAAAGTGCACGTGTTAAAAGTGAGGAACATGAAGGGAAAAACAGTGGATATGAATGTTAGGCGCCAAAAGAACGGAGATGATGTGAGGTATGCAATCGAAGGTTGGCCAATGTTCATGAAAGAGAATGGGCTTCGTCTGGGTGACAAAATGCATTTCAAATTCATAAGCACAGGAAATCTGCTGATCTTATCAGACGTGGATCAAGTTAATGCAGGTTGAAAGGTAAATGTTTAAGCTAATGAAGAAGGTATTTTGTGTACTCGAATTCAGGACTATATTATGCTACTTATGTTATGTTTACTTTTGTTTTGGACATGTAATGAGTGGTTATGATgtatgtttacttttattatgGACATGCAGCTAGTTAACCTTAAAGACAATTAGTTATATATCTTGAAAAAAACCATATTTTGGAATGTAAGTAATGTTGGTATCATCTATAAAAGGTTGTTGATtagtatgtgtatgtatatatattaacatAATAAGTTATTGTTGTTTATATCTGAATCGGTTACTTTATATAATTTGAAAGTAATTAGTTTGTCGGACGGAGAAATATGGATCCTTGGAATAAAAATCATGTACCAATATTATTACCAGAAATAACTGTTGATTCAATACTACATAAGAATGTGACTATACTTTAATGCGTAAATACTTCGTTATAAGTTTCTTCGCATATAATAAAAAATGATACAAATAACGTAAAAAAAAAAAGGACAAAAATATAAAAGTCACAATCCATTGAATATCTCTTTATATACGACATTGGTTGTTTTATTTGTAGGCCTGCCATCATTGTCAAGTATTAGTAACTTGATTCCATCTCGTCTTGTAACCCTGGATAAAGCTACGTACAATTGACCATGTGTGAAAACTGGTTGTCTTAGGTACAACCCAACCTTAGATAGCGACTGTCCCTGGCTTTTGTTAATCGTCATTGCAAAACATACAGTTATTGGAAATTGCCTCCTTTGAAATGCAAAAGGAATCTTTCGGTCCGAAGGTACCAAATTGATTCTAGGTATGAATGTCCGAGAACCAATATTACCACCAGAAATTATCTCAGCTTCAATAACACGGCTgtaaagttttgtgacctttaacCTTGTACCGTTACACAAACCATTTCGTTGGTCAATATTTCGCAACAACATTACTGGAACGCCAACTTTAAGCACTAACCTATGATTTGGTAAACCAGACACTTTGAGACCATTGAGCACGTCAGGAGAATATTATTTTGCTGATCAACATTGCCATCTTCAGTAGGGCATAGACTGTCAGAACTAAGATACTCTTTTTCTTCACCAGGGAAACTGCCAACAATCTGTCGTTAATCTCGTGAACAACCTCATTCTTAGGCGCAAGTATAGCTCTTGTACTAAAGTAATTAGGATCATTGTAATTATCCAAGATTGACGGATAAACAAAATCAATCAGGCTAGAAATTGGATCAGATATGCTATCAATTAAAAGCTCAGGTGGTATTTCAATTATTGCTTCTCCATCATTGGAACCACCAACATTTCCCTCGCCAACGTCCAACAACCATTTTGCAAAATTACTAATCTCTTCAACTTCAGATGATGGTCTTCCAACAGTTAACCTCATGTTTCTAGATAACGTCAACAACTTACACTTACTCCACAGATAAGAAGAACATAATGAGGCATTCACAATTTCTTGACGTCCACCGTTTGGAACAACAGGTAGTATTTGCCTAAAATCACCACCAAATACAATCACCTTCCCTCCAAATAAACATCAGACCTGGATGGATTAGATATATTGAAAATGTCATGCATAGTTCTATCCAAAGCCTCAAATGCATGTTTATGAACCATAGGAGCTTCATCCCATATAATGAGTTTGGTCTGCTGTAGTAATTTAGCTACATCATCGTCTGGTTTTATATGACAAACGGAATCCTCATTAAGATTCAAAGGTATATGAAACCTAGAATGAGCCGTTCTTCCTCCCTCCAACAGCAATGATGCAATTCCGCTAGATGCAACGTTTAATACAATCTGACCTTTTGACCTAATTGCAGCAGATAATGTTTTCCATAAAAACGTTTTACCGGTCCCGCCATAACCGTAAACAAAAAATACTCCTCCATTGTCTCCATGAACTGCGTTCATAATTTCTTCATATACTGCACGTTGTTCATCCGTTAACAAATTCACCTGACCTTGATAAACATTTTGTAACTCTGTTCTGTCATAAGCAAGCTCTTCGTTAATCAAATCGGCAGCGAAAGTTATCTAAAGATGAAGTATCCGGGTAGGCATTGATAAAAATCTCCGAAGCGATGAATTATTCCGAGTTAAAACTTCTCTATTTCGCATAAAACGTAGTTCTTTAGTTGCTCATCAGGAATTGATAAACCTGTGAAAAATCAAAACCACATATAAATTTAATGGTAAATTTTTGTAACTGTCAAAAAACAAtaatatgaaatttataattttaccTGAAACACGATGATACTTTGAGAATCTGTACAGAAAATCATCTGTCATATACTTCCATGTGCTTTCCCAGACAACTTCAGGTCTAGATAATGTGCTTGACAGTAACATGGTGGCGAATAAATTGCGAATATAACCTGCACTACCTGATATATTTGCTTCTTTGATGGCCTCAATATACTCAGAGTCGTCATCCAACAAACCAAGCGCATAGCAAGCATCTCTAAAAGTATCGTACACTCGACCATTAACTGTTTTAATATCATCAAACGAAGTTGGTcctttaactttgttaagaagaatTCTTAAATAGTACGCTTCACCGGTAGAAGGAGAACGGAATGAATTCTTCCAATTGTTTTTCCTTTTATTCTCGGAACCCATATACGCTTGTCAAGCTTCCAAACATAAAAACGCGGAAACTGTACGTATGTTAGTGTACGTGCAACATGGTCGTTAGGATCTGATTACGTTGCATCCAAGCTAAAACATTGATGAGTTCACAGATGGTTTGTTTAGCACTTGATTAATATCTTCATCTGGACCGAAACAAACTGTTTGTTGTCCAGGAAGATGGAAAGGAAGACGCATAACAGAAGGACTCCTATAATTAACTTCATTAGAAAAAATCCTCCAAGACGCTTCACACGCAGATATATACCTACAGTCATAATACTCTTTAATTTCATCATTTTCTGCTTGTTCGTTTTCATTGTTGCTCGGAACCACAGCAACTGTTGCTCTATCAGGACCTTTATTAATATACTTGAACAAATACTTTATTGACGCCGCTTGGTTGCACCATTCAACGTTTATATGCGCCTGATATCTTTTCAAAAGCTTTTTGTTATAAGGTACAACACTTCTATTGTCTAActgaattttattttttaaacgaAGGAACCGTCATCTCTTCTTCTGTATAAGGGAAATCCGTTAGAATCCAAGGTTGAGTGATCTTGAAAtttcttgggaaaaccttttgaaCATTTTCTATCAACCATACATGGAGAGCTCATTCTAGCATTACCACATGGACCGTGAATCATATGGTCTTTCACAAGCGTATATAGTTCCGGGTCTTGGTTTAAATCAGGGATTTCTGCAGAAATAAACTGATCAACATGGTCTACAGTTGGAAGTTTGTAATCATTCTCCATGAATAAGCACATATGTGCATGAGGCAATCCTCGCTTCTGAAACTCAATAGTGTAaacaactacaaaaaaaaataaaaaccttgTAAATATAATTAAGGTTATTTTTAAAAAGTAAATTTATAAACATACCAGCAGAAGCTTTTCCAAACAAATCACGGTCTTTCAAATCTTTACAAATGGCATCCAGCTTTATTTTAAAAATTCGAGATAAAATATCAGGCCTATCCTCCGGATTAAGATTTGTGTCCTTAAGAAACCTTTGAACCTCCGGCCATTTGGGATTGCAGGTAATGGTTATAAAAAAGTCTGGATAACCATACCATTTACAAATTGCCATTGCGTCAAGAtagttttgcatcatatatcGTGACCCGCCTGTAAAGGAAGATGGAAGGAAAATACGTTTTCCAACCTTAGACAAATCTTGTTGGCCGTTATATCTTAGTTTCCGGATATTCTCATATGTATCAGACCTGAGATCTTGTTGCTGAAATCTTATAAAGTTAAGTCGCTCGCTCTCAATCATCGTATAAGCATCAACCAAAAACTGTTGGAATAAGCGTCGAGAATTTAGAATCAATGAAAACTGGTTACTACGATCTTGTACACGATACGCAAAAAACTCTCTCATTGTACAATTCGGACGTTTCTTGTTAGTAACATCAATGACACCCCTATGTGGTATGTCAATTCTGTAACCGTCGTCTCCATATGGGAACAAAATAGGATACTGAAGTGCAAGATAGGATGGATGCAATTCACTTATTCTTTTTAATGAACCTGTTTGTGTCTCGACAACGATATCTCTTTTCTCAAGTGCGTTATCGATATCTCCAACAATAAGAGCAGCAACCTCTGAGGAAGTAGGTAAGTTATAAGTCCGACCATCTTGTTCTCTTTTGCCAATAAGGCGAAGCTTTAAAGTGGTATAAGGATTTTGTTGGAAGCAATCTCTAACCATCCTATAAATTTTCACAAGCACATTTTCGGCATCAAACATTGCTTTGATTTGTTGTATCAGCTTATTATCGGTTTCATCTGAAGTGGATGATGAGGAAGCATTGTCTGAAGTCCTGTTTCATCAAATTGAAATATTAAGTAAATATACACTTAAAATAAATGTTATTAATAAAATAAGTTCATGAATGGTACCTAAAATCTGATTGCCTGTTTGCCAACTCATTTTCAGTATCGTATATGTATAACTGACAAAATTTAGGCTTCACTCCGTTTGGTGGCACAAGACTACCAATAGAATGGTAATTTTCACCACTAATTCTGTAGCAAAAAGGAGCATTACCAGTATTCACGGTTTGGTCAACCTTACCACCCATTGAGGTAAACGCGAACATAGAATTGTATCGTCGAATGTTCTTCAAAAAGTGCTTGCTTTCATTGTCATTTGACATGAATAGACTTTTATAATAAGGTGTCGCGGTTTTGTAATCCGGTAACACAACTTTGGCATAACCACAACATAACATATGACATATTTTGCCACCCTCTTTTCTTCCGCTTCCTTTCTCTGCGTCCCATAACTTTGCATAACAAACTTCACAAGTAATAACTTGATCACCGTGATCTAAATAATCTGTTAAAACATACAACATTATAGTTATATATACAACATTCATTACAATAATAAGATATACGTATTTAAGACTTATTATTTTTACAATATGTAGCAGTACTTATGAACAAACCTAACCTGTAGAAACACCTTTATAAGGATCTCGTACTACGGTTTCATCTGTGGTCAAGTCGATCATTGGTATAGGAGACGAAATACGTGCTTTGGATACCAACTTACGTTTGCCAGATGATAGCCTTTGCAAATTACGGTTCAATGATGATGTGCAGGTGGTTGATGTGATGCCAGTTGAAATATTATTCCCAATATCGTTTTTTGTCGTTGTACGATTGCTGGTACTACAAATATTGTTACCTGCTACAATTGACAAAAAAGCATATTAAAAATATCGATGCAAAACAATAAGAACATATTCCCAAATATATAAACATTAAGAAAAAGAAATACTTACTTGTTACAATACTTGAAAGACTTGAATTAACATTATTAGTCACCTCAGGAGTGGATTCAAAATTGTGAAAACCAATTTTGTTGACTATGTTATCAGATGTAACACACGGAGTGGAAGTGGAATTAATATTAGTGGAATCAATATTGAGGGATGACGATGTAGTTCCCACATTTGATTTCTTATTATCCAAGATTAATTTTCTTAATTTTCTTCTATGAGATGCCTCGTCTCGAGTAACAATTGGGAGGACAACTATTATAAAATCGTAGACAAATTGAAAAAATTATAATGaacaaacaataacaaatcaAAATAGTTAGTTGTAGATAAGGAAAAAATAAGTCtcattttgttaaaaaaaatatatacataaaatAATACCATTCGTTATGCTTGATAAAGGTCTTCTGCCTCGTCGAACTTTTAagagacacaaaaaaaaaaaattgaagaatTAATAAAAAATTCTAGCGTAATAGTGAACTAAGTAAGAAGGTCTAAAATAATATAAATGGACAATAAAATAATTAGTGCTATACCGTTAACAATGTCGGAGGATGTGTTTTCATTCCGGTGAACTGCGTATAAAAAATATACATCTCTATCTATATACTCAAAGAACTAAGAAGGTAAAAAAACTgtaaaactttaaataacttaCCATGCTGAGTGTTTTCTTTATCAACGTCATTGTATACGGAGACAATTTTTGGTCGTTTAGGCATTGCTATGAATTTAGAAAAAGAATTGTTAAATTACATAGTTGGTATGTTGAAACACATGTTAAGTAATATTTAATCAATCAATCGTAAATAAAGATTCATATAAACAATTTAACAAAAATACTTACATATACAAATAAGATGCTAAATGATTAAATAACAATAGACAAAAATACAAACTGAACAAACTAACCAAGT comes from the Helianthus annuus cultivar XRQ/B chromosome 4, HanXRQr2.0-SUNRISE, whole genome shotgun sequence genome and includes:
- the LOC118491559 gene encoding ATP-dependent DNA helicase PIF2-like, translated to MGSENKRKNNWKNSFRSPSTGEAYYLRILLNKVKGPTSFDDIKTVNGRVYDTFRDACYALGLLDDDSEYIEAIKEANISGSAGYIRNLFATMLLSSTLSRPEVVWESTWKYMTDDFLYRFSKYHRVSGLSIPDEQLKNYITFAADLINEELAYDRTELQNVYQGQVNLLTDEQRAVYEEIMNAVHGDNGGVFFVYGYGGTGKTFLWKTLSAAIRSKGQIVLNVASSGIASLLLEGGRTAHSRFHIPLNLNEDSVCHIKPDDDVAKLLQQTKLIIWDEAPMVHKHAFEALDRTMHDIFNISNPSRQILPVVPNGGRQEIVNASLCSSYLWSKCKLLTLSRNMRLTVGRPSSEVEEISNFAKWLLDVGEGNVGGSNDGEAIIEIPPELLIDSISDPISSLIDFVYPSILDNYNDPNYFSTRAILAPKNEVVHEINDRLLAVSLVKKKSILVLTVYALLKMAMLISKIIFS
- the LOC118491560 gene encoding uncharacterized protein LOC118491560, yielding MPKRPKIVSVYNDVDKENTQHVVLPIVTRDEASHRRKLRKLILDNKKSNVGTTSSSLNIDSTNINSTSTPCVTSDNIVNKIGFHNFESTPEVTNNVNSSLSSIVTSNNICSTSNRTTTKNDIGNNISTGITSTTCTSSLNRNLQRLSSGKRKLVSKARISSPIPMIDLTTDETVVRDPYKGVSTDYLDHGDQVITCEVCYAKLWDAEKGSGRKEGGKICHMLCCGYAKVVLPDYKTATPYYKSLFMSNDNESKHFLKNIRRYNSMFAFTSMGGKVDQTVNTGNAPFCYRISGENYHSIGSLVPPNGVKPKFCQLYIYDTENELANRTSDNASSSSTSDETDNKLIQQIKAMFDAENVLVKIYRMVRDCFQQNPYTTLKLRLIGKREQDGRTYNLPTSSEVAALIVGDIDNALEKRDIVVETQTGSLKRISELHPSYLALQYPILFPYGDDGYRIDIPHRGVIDVTNKKRPNCTMREFFAYRVQDRSNQFSLILNSRRLFQQFLVDAYTMIESERLNFIRFQQQDLRSDTYENIRKLRYNGQQDLSKVGKRIFLPSSFTGGSRYMMQNYLDAMAICKWYGYPDFFITITCNPKWPEVQRFLKDTNLNPEDRPDILSRIFKIKLDAICKDLKDRDLFGKASAVVYTIEFQKRGLPHAHMCLFMENDYKLPTVDHVDQFISAEIPDLNQDPELYTLVKDHMIHGPCGNARMSSPCMLDNRSVVPYNKKLLKRYQAHINVEWCNQAASIKYLFKYINKGPDRATVAVVPSNNENEQAENDEIKEYYDCRYISACEASWRIFSNEVNYRSPSVMRLPFHLPGQQTVCFGPDEDINQVLNKPSVNSSMF